A region of Malaciobacter marinus DNA encodes the following proteins:
- a CDS encoding 16S rRNA (uracil(1498)-N(3))-methyltransferase, whose amino-acid sequence MQFTYHENAKEAVLNIENDNFKHLIKARRHKVSDEIAFRNLKDNYLYFYKIVSIDRKSASLKLESKKEYIVKLDKQLHIAWCIVDPKTIEKELPYLNELGVSKITFIPCDYSQNNFKLNFEKMEKILVNSSQQCGRSDIIKLELANCLDDFIKENPNTYMLNFSKNSVDSKKDDIKTIIIGCEGGFSNNEIDRFDKEKIVGFNTNLILKSQTAITAVAVKILI is encoded by the coding sequence ATGCAATTTACTTATCATGAAAATGCAAAAGAGGCTGTTTTAAATATAGAGAATGATAATTTTAAACACTTAATAAAAGCAAGAAGACATAAAGTATCAGATGAAATTGCATTTAGAAATTTAAAAGATAATTATCTTTATTTTTATAAGATAGTTTCAATTGATAGAAAAAGTGCTTCTTTAAAATTAGAGTCAAAAAAAGAGTATATTGTAAAACTTGATAAACAGTTACACATTGCTTGGTGTATAGTTGATCCTAAAACTATAGAAAAAGAACTTCCATATTTAAATGAACTTGGAGTAAGTAAGATTACTTTTATTCCTTGTGATTATTCTCAAAACAACTTTAAATTAAATTTTGAGAAAATGGAAAAGATTCTTGTTAATTCTTCTCAACAGTGTGGAAGAAGTGATATTATAAAGCTTGAACTAGCAAACTGCTTAGATGATTTTATTAAAGAAAATCCAAATACTTATATGTTGAATTTTTCAAAAAATAGTGTAGATTCTAAAAAAGATGATATAAAAACAATTATAATTGGTTGTGAGGGTGGATTTTCAAATAATGAAATAGATAGGTTTGATAAAGAAAAAATTGTTGGCTTTAATACAAATTTAATATTGAAATCTCAAACTGCAATTACAGCAGTTGCAGTAAAAATACTTATTTAA
- a CDS encoding c-type cytochrome: MRELKVLIVVVVFTLITYWGVEPFAHSQMHPHVEPADYEYKDVDGLNGLTGNATNGASLVQTNCTACHSIEKEGFPPVMDDATSAASYGVVPPDLSTAGNLYNADYLAAFIKNPAKASKVEHKFKDGRIHPMPGYEWMQPQEIADMVAYLQSIAPEEMTNKEVFTDACQRCHGIKYGDMKGGTMAAHTPNENIKAYMGKTPPDLSQYIRSRGESYLHTFINDPQKHLEGTAMPRVGLTQKAEQQAIDYMEQVGDSKKAEREELGPKFLIYLVIFAIFAWLWKAKLWRNLH, from the coding sequence ATGAGAGAGTTGAAAGTATTAATAGTTGTAGTAGTATTTACTCTTATTACTTATTGGGGAGTTGAGCCATTTGCTCATTCGCAAATGCACCCACATGTAGAACCAGCTGATTATGAGTATAAAGATGTAGATGGTTTAAACGGACTAACAGGAAATGCAACAAATGGTGCTTCTTTAGTTCAAACTAACTGTACAGCTTGTCACTCAATTGAAAAAGAAGGTTTTCCTCCTGTAATGGATGATGCAACTTCTGCTGCTAGTTATGGTGTTGTACCACCTGATTTAAGTACTGCTGGAAATCTTTATAATGCTGATTATTTAGCTGCATTTATAAAAAATCCTGCAAAAGCTTCAAAAGTTGAACATAAATTCAAAGATGGAAGAATTCATCCAATGCCAGGTTATGAGTGGATGCAACCACAAGAAATTGCTGATATGGTTGCTTATTTACAATCAATTGCACCTGAAGAAATGACAAATAAAGAAGTATTTACAGATGCTTGTCAAAGATGTCATGGTATTAAATATGGGGATATGAAAGGTGGAACAATGGCCGCTCATACTCCAAATGAAAATATCAAAGCATATATGGGGAAAACTCCTCCTGATTTATCTCAATATATTAGAAGTAGAGGTGAATCATACTTACATACATTTATCAATGACCCTCAAAAACACTTAGAGGGAACTGCAATGCCAAGAGTTGGTTTAACTCAAAAAGCTGAGCAACAAGCTATTGATTATATGGAACAAGTTGGAGATTCAAAAAAAGCTGAAAGAGAAGAATTAGGACCAAAATTCCTAATTTACTTAGTGATATTTGCAATTTTTGCTTGGTTATGGAAAGCAAAACTTTGGAGAAATCTTCACTAG
- a CDS encoding cytochrome b, giving the protein MAKFTKANSVGEWLDQRLNTTTLNKVLMTEYWIPKDINFLWAMGVLLATTFGILVISGIFLMMYYKPDVNLAFDSVNYTIMQEVAYGWLFRHMHGVAASVVFLIIYIHMLTGIYYGSYKQGREMIWISGMLLFVTFSAAGFSGYMLPWGQMSYWAAMVITNLFGGVPFIGDALVVWIRGDFNVADATLTRFFMLHVFLLPIVIMGIIVVHFYTLRIPHVNNQESEDIDFDAEAEKYLSGNKKESKVIPFWPIFISKDLAVLGIFLIFYFYLVFFHYSFAMDPVNFDPADNMVTPAHIYPEWYFLWSYEVLRGFFFDIGPIKAFDVGLIAFGFANVIFFIFPFLDRDPAVLPAHKRPGFNIWFWLLMVDLIVLTVYGKLPPTGINAWVGFVSATIFIILFLLLPIITKADAKKRGA; this is encoded by the coding sequence ATGGCAAAATTTACAAAAGCAAACTCTGTTGGTGAGTGGTTAGATCAAAGATTAAACACTACAACACTAAACAAAGTTTTAATGACTGAATATTGGATTCCAAAAGATATTAACTTCTTATGGGCAATGGGTGTATTATTAGCTACTACATTTGGTATTCTTGTAATTTCAGGAATTTTTTTAATGATGTACTACAAACCAGATGTTAACTTAGCATTTGATTCTGTAAACTATACAATTATGCAAGAAGTTGCATATGGTTGGTTATTTAGACATATGCATGGTGTTGCAGCTTCTGTTGTATTTTTAATCATCTATATTCACATGCTAACAGGTATCTACTATGGTTCTTATAAGCAAGGTAGAGAGATGATTTGGATTTCAGGTATGTTATTATTTGTAACATTTTCTGCTGCTGGATTCTCTGGATATATGTTACCATGGGGACAAATGTCTTACTGGGCTGCAATGGTTATTACAAACCTTTTTGGTGGTGTTCCATTTATTGGTGATGCATTAGTTGTGTGGATTAGAGGTGACTTTAACGTTGCTGATGCTACATTAACTAGATTTTTTATGTTACATGTATTCTTATTACCTATTGTTATTATGGGTATTATTGTAGTTCACTTTTATACATTAAGAATTCCTCATGTTAACAATCAAGAATCAGAAGATATTGACTTTGATGCTGAAGCTGAAAAGTATTTAAGTGGGAATAAAAAAGAATCAAAAGTTATTCCATTCTGGCCTATCTTTATTTCAAAAGATTTAGCTGTATTAGGAATCTTTTTAATTTTCTATTTTTATTTAGTATTCTTCCATTATAGTTTTGCAATGGATCCAGTTAACTTTGATCCTGCTGATAATATGGTAACTCCTGCACATATTTATCCTGAGTGGTATTTCTTATGGTCATATGAAGTATTAAGAGGATTCTTCTTTGATATTGGACCTATTAAAGCATTTGATGTTGGACTTATTGCATTTGGTTTTGCAAATGTTATTTTCTTTATTTTCCCATTCTTAGATAGAGATCCAGCTGTATTACCAGCTCATAAAAGACCTGGGTTTAATATTTGGTTCTGGCTTTTAATGGTTGATTTAATTGTATTGACTGTATATGGTAAATTACCTCCAACAGGTATAAATGCATGGGTAGGATTTGTATCTGCTACGATATTTATCATTTTATTTTTATTGTTGCCAATTATTACAAAAGCAGATGCTAAAAAGAGAGGTGCATAA
- a CDS encoding ubiquinol-cytochrome c reductase iron-sulfur subunit N-terminal domain-containing protein has product MSNETNRRDFLGYTFAAVAAVGGAASLVGMKKAWDPLPSVLASGFTEFDLSKSKAGEPSTIMWRGKPIFILKKTAEMEDSKRDLVVNGDRFTIAIGLCTHLGCIPAWKKDMWKCACHGGEFNASGKQTFGPPPRPLDLPPFSVSGNTLTLGEEGPEYKEIAAAMMA; this is encoded by the coding sequence ATGTCTAACGAAACAAATAGACGGGATTTTCTTGGATACACTTTTGCTGCAGTTGCTGCAGTTGGAGGTGCCGCTTCTTTAGTTGGTATGAAGAAAGCATGGGACCCACTTCCAAGTGTATTAGCTAGCGGATTTACTGAGTTTGATCTTAGTAAAAGTAAAGCTGGTGAGCCAAGTACAATCATGTGGAGAGGTAAGCCGATTTTTATTCTTAAAAAGACTGCTGAAATGGAAGATTCTAAAAGAGACTTAGTAGTTAATGGTGATAGATTTACTATTGCTATTGGATTATGTACTCACCTTGGATGTATTCCAGCATGGAAAAAAGATATGTGGAAATGCGCATGTCATGGTGGGGAGTTTAATGCTAGTGGGAAGCAAACATTTGGACCTCCTCCAAGACCTCTTGATCTGCCTCCGTTTAGTGTTTCTGGGAATACACTTACTTTAGGTGAAGAAGGACCAGAATACAAAGAAATCGCAGCTGCGATGATGGCGTAA
- the thrC gene encoding threonine synthase: MNFIETRGNDKIKPSEVSFSEAILSPSASFGGLYVPKELPKLEDNFLQNHLDCDYKQLAFDILKAFEIDITDEDINQALALYDNFDDGLNPCPVVKVKDDLFVHEQYHGPTRAFKDMALQPFGSILSSIAKQKDEKYLILAATSGDTGPAALNTFKNKENIKIACLYPDGGTSDVQKLQMVCEDGNNQKVIGIKGNFDDAQNALKKLLSSESFKKELENDGIKLSAANSVNFGRIIFQIIYHFHSYLELLRQEEITYGEKIYLVVPSGNFGNVLGGFYAKKMGLPIKKLLVASNENNILTEWINTGIYDISNKKLILTKSPAMDILKSSNIERVIYHLFGAKRTKELFDSLNENKKFQLTKEELDLLQNEFSAINSNDNYGKEIIKKFIDEKYLMDPHTATCLKAYENLREKNLKTVIYSTAEWTKFSPTVLNALKEDDEIYADKDALEEISSKYNAKLPQSIKKLFSSKIIHNSIIDKEDIEKEIVKFIREA, encoded by the coding sequence ATGAACTTTATTGAAACAAGAGGAAATGATAAGATAAAACCAAGTGAGGTTTCTTTTAGCGAAGCTATATTAAGCCCAAGTGCATCTTTTGGTGGATTATATGTACCAAAAGAGCTTCCAAAACTTGAAGATAATTTTTTGCAAAATCATTTAGATTGTGATTATAAACAATTAGCATTTGATATCTTAAAAGCATTTGAAATAGATATTACAGATGAAGATATAAATCAAGCATTGGCTTTATATGATAATTTTGATGATGGCTTAAATCCTTGTCCTGTAGTAAAAGTAAAAGATGATTTATTTGTTCATGAACAATATCATGGACCAACAAGAGCATTTAAAGATATGGCTTTACAACCTTTTGGTTCTATTTTATCTTCAATTGCTAAACAAAAAGATGAAAAATATCTTATTTTAGCAGCAACAAGTGGAGATACAGGTCCAGCTGCTCTTAATACATTTAAAAATAAAGAAAATATAAAGATAGCTTGTTTATATCCAGATGGTGGAACTTCTGATGTACAAAAACTTCAAATGGTTTGTGAAGATGGAAATAATCAAAAAGTAATTGGAATAAAAGGTAACTTTGATGATGCTCAAAATGCATTGAAAAAACTTCTTTCTTCTGAGTCATTTAAAAAAGAACTTGAAAATGATGGAATAAAATTAAGTGCAGCAAACTCTGTAAACTTTGGAAGAATCATATTTCAAATTATTTATCATTTTCACTCTTACTTAGAATTATTAAGACAAGAAGAGATAACTTATGGTGAAAAAATCTATTTAGTAGTGCCAAGTGGAAATTTTGGAAATGTACTAGGTGGTTTTTATGCTAAAAAAATGGGTCTTCCTATTAAAAAACTTTTAGTTGCATCAAATGAAAATAACATATTAACAGAGTGGATTAATACAGGAATTTATGATATTTCAAATAAAAAATTAATTCTAACAAAATCTCCTGCTATGGATATACTTAAATCTTCAAATATTGAAAGAGTAATATATCACTTATTTGGAGCAAAAAGAACAAAAGAGCTATTTGACAGTTTAAATGAAAATAAGAAGTTTCAATTAACAAAAGAAGAACTTGATTTACTTCAAAATGAGTTTTCTGCAATAAACTCAAATGATAATTATGGGAAAGAAATAATAAAAAAATTCATTGATGAAAAGTACCTTATGGATCCTCATACAGCTACTTGTTTAAAAGCATATGAAAACCTTAGAGAAAAAAATCTAAAAACTGTTATATATTCAACAGCTGAGTGGACAAAATTCTCACCAACAGTTTTAAATGCCTTAAAAGAAGATGATGAAATTTATGCTGATAAGGATGCTTTAGAGGAAATATCTTCTAAATACAATGCCAAATTACCGCAAAGCATTAAAAAATTATTTTCTTCAAAAATTATTCATAACTCAATTATAGATAAAGAAGATATCGAAAAAGAAATAGTAAAATTTATTAGAGAAGCATAA
- the argB gene encoding acetylglutamate kinase translates to MQKKHQKVQVLLDAIPHIKKFYGKTIVIKYGGSAQTSPDLQEKFAEDIVLLKLVGMNPVIVHGGGARISELLEKLNIKSEFIDGHRVTSEETMRVVEMVLSGDINKNITSLLNYHGAKAIGISGKDSSIIKAKPKENGKFGYTGVVTEVNGQLINNLVKEGFIPVIAPIADSATPSHPGFNINADVAASKVASAINAQKVLFLTDIKGVLDKDGNLLNSLDNNDVEKYKKDGTIAGGMIPKVDSCIDAIYNGVNKAHIIDGRVEHSILLELFTSDGIGTQFLRKNGTNNGIDIEKLLNEI, encoded by the coding sequence ATGCAAAAAAAACATCAAAAAGTTCAAGTCTTACTAGATGCAATTCCTCATATAAAAAAGTTTTATGGAAAAACTATTGTAATTAAATATGGAGGTTCAGCTCAAACCTCTCCTGATTTACAAGAAAAGTTTGCAGAAGATATTGTATTACTTAAATTAGTTGGTATGAATCCTGTAATTGTTCATGGTGGGGGAGCAAGAATTTCAGAACTTCTTGAAAAATTAAATATAAAATCTGAATTTATTGATGGTCATAGAGTTACTAGTGAAGAAACAATGAGAGTTGTAGAGATGGTATTAAGTGGAGATATAAATAAAAATATCACTTCACTTTTAAATTATCATGGCGCAAAAGCTATTGGTATTTCAGGTAAAGACTCTTCAATAATAAAAGCTAAACCAAAAGAAAATGGTAAGTTTGGCTATACAGGAGTTGTAACAGAAGTTAATGGACAACTTATTAATAATCTTGTAAAAGAAGGCTTTATTCCAGTAATTGCTCCTATTGCTGATAGTGCAACTCCTAGTCATCCTGGCTTTAATATCAATGCAGATGTAGCAGCAAGCAAAGTTGCAAGTGCTATTAATGCTCAGAAAGTATTATTTTTGACAGATATCAAAGGTGTATTAGATAAAGATGGTAACCTTTTAAATTCACTTGATAATAATGATGTTGAAAAATACAAAAAAGATGGCACAATTGCAGGTGGAATGATTCCAAAAGTTGACTCTTGCATAGATGCAATTTATAATGGTGTTAATAAAGCACATATTATAGATGGAAGAGTTGAACACTCAATTTTATTAGAACTATTTACAAGTGATGGAATTGGTACACAATTTCTTAGGAAAAATGGAACTAATAATGGAATTGATATAGAAAAATTATTAAATGAAATTTAG
- a CDS encoding GGDEF domain-containing protein: MQTKNKIIFLVIFITFSMFVLLIANLIYNFRDYGVKNIDAKAQALAKTIEHSLTSQMVTGVIENRELFLSQLEDLPNIDKIWLSRGKDVVDMFGIGFNNEIARDAVDNEVLQTGQTKRVITENIFSKSHYRITIPYIATSQGKIDCMKCHTNAKERDTLGAITITMSIDDSKEVGITTVTHTAVIALVLMLIIVFLINFLISPFLSLFDEIKKVMNKAQSGDYSHRVENAQGKEAKDVASWINGLLEKLEITLDAIDSKISIFLSDNLSEEKDHLINVKNTVDRLSDVYRFRKTIEYDESLEEIYLRLAHVLKDKLNIENFNFFESDTVNNKIEVVYTQKQLYCNIVETGCRADRTNTIIDSTQFKNVCSSCDKCDDVNYFCIPYSISNELDLIVSIYTDSIKETQRIREIIPYIQDYIDSAKTVIVSKKLMNILELNARTDPLTGLYNRKYLEDSISKITAQATRADIKFGVLMVDIDHFKLVNDTYGHDVGDNAIKIVAETLVENTRESDIVIRFGGEEFIVLLYNCDEKSVESLALKIKEAFALKKIPAGTTTISKTMSIGTSLYPKDNTNIKDCIKYSDLALYEAKETGRDKVVAFTPELLKQ; encoded by the coding sequence ATGCAGACAAAAAATAAGATTATCTTCCTTGTAATTTTTATAACATTCTCTATGTTTGTTTTATTAATTGCAAACTTAATCTATAACTTCAGAGATTATGGAGTGAAAAATATTGATGCAAAAGCTCAAGCTTTAGCAAAAACAATAGAACACTCTTTAACTTCTCAAATGGTAACGGGCGTAATTGAAAATAGAGAACTATTTTTGAGCCAATTGGAAGATTTACCAAATATTGATAAAATTTGGTTAAGTAGAGGGAAAGATGTTGTTGATATGTTTGGTATTGGTTTTAACAATGAAATAGCAAGAGATGCAGTAGATAACGAAGTATTACAAACAGGTCAAACAAAAAGAGTTATTACAGAAAATATCTTTTCAAAAAGTCATTATAGAATTACTATTCCTTATATTGCTACAAGTCAAGGTAAAATTGATTGTATGAAGTGTCACACAAATGCAAAAGAACGTGATACCTTAGGTGCTATTACTATTACTATGTCTATTGATGATTCAAAAGAAGTAGGTATTACAACTGTTACGCATACAGCTGTAATAGCATTGGTTTTAATGCTAATCATTGTTTTTTTAATCAATTTTTTAATTTCACCATTTTTAAGTCTATTTGATGAAATAAAAAAGGTTATGAACAAAGCTCAAAGTGGTGATTATTCACATAGAGTTGAAAATGCACAAGGTAAAGAAGCAAAAGATGTTGCTTCATGGATTAATGGTTTATTAGAAAAGTTAGAAATTACTCTTGATGCAATAGATTCTAAAATATCTATTTTTCTATCTGATAATTTAAGTGAAGAAAAAGATCATCTAATCAATGTAAAAAATACTGTGGATAGATTGTCTGATGTATATAGATTTAGAAAAACAATTGAATATGATGAATCACTTGAAGAGATTTATTTAAGATTAGCCCATGTATTAAAAGATAAATTAAATATTGAAAACTTTAATTTTTTCGAATCTGATACAGTTAATAATAAAATTGAGGTAGTCTATACACAAAAACAATTGTATTGTAATATTGTTGAAACTGGTTGTAGAGCAGATAGAACAAATACGATTATAGATTCAACACAATTTAAAAATGTTTGTTCATCTTGTGATAAATGTGATGATGTAAACTATTTTTGTATCCCTTACTCAATCTCAAATGAACTTGATTTAATTGTTTCAATTTATACAGATTCTATAAAAGAAACACAAAGAATAAGAGAAATAATACCATATATCCAAGATTATATTGATTCTGCTAAAACGGTAATAGTAAGTAAAAAACTTATGAATATTCTTGAATTAAATGCAAGAACAGACCCATTAACAGGATTATATAATAGAAAATATCTTGAAGACTCTATCAGTAAAATTACTGCACAAGCAACAAGAGCTGATATAAAATTTGGTGTTTTAATGGTTGATATTGATCACTTTAAATTAGTAAATGATACATATGGACACGATGTAGGAGATAATGCAATTAAAATTGTTGCTGAAACTCTTGTAGAAAATACAAGAGAGTCTGACATTGTAATAAGATTTGGAGGAGAAGAGTTTATAGTATTGTTATACAATTGTGATGAAAAATCAGTAGAATCACTTGCTTTAAAAATCAAAGAAGCATTTGCCCTTAAAAAAATTCCAGCTGGGACTACTACAATTTCTAAAACAATGAGTATTGGAACATCTTTATATCCAAAAGATAATACAAATATAAAAGATTGTATTAAGTATTCAGATTTAGCTTTATATGAAGCAAAAGAGACAGGAAGAGACAAAGTCGTTGCCTTTACACCTGAATTATTAAAGCAGTAG
- a CDS encoding RecB-like helicase, translating to MKQYLALKASAGSGKTFALTVRYITLLLNGANPSEILTLTFTNKAANEMSERIYKTLQTLGDDEAYLNAIAVQSNLSKEEILGKKHLLVKKFVNATLSIFTIDKFVNKILREFCGYIGISDDFDIKQDDIETLSYKFLQSLELNSFDKLIEFSWYENKKFNSLFDLFKLLLEKNEDIDVVCIDAKLIPLQKKQAMVHAMKIKEFVLNCDIASNAAKKAVDYETFDELLTKNWFLKESAKDYNYFKKFTTDVLEAHFSALKKELVNYYKLRSAYSLSKLFELFHEFKEFKFSFNKAKNYLEFNDISNIVYELLSTKIDKEFLYFRLDSKFSHILIDEFQDTSLLQYKILKPLIDEILSGSNEKLKSFFYVGDTKQSIYRFRGGKRELFDYVAKTNPLIEVEVLNKNFRSCENIVNYVNSLFKPLANYEYYDQLSINKDGYVEVFEDEALDEDEEKFKNLASKIASLMQKGVNSNDIAILTYTNSDVLALYSYLSEKFPSLKISTEMTSKLINQENVKAVINMIKYFYFKEDIYKENVNALIGKAPLNDLNIKVDLYKNNLQEVIKTIATTLKIMDDNVIKLLEEVGAYETVVDFVYEIDKLEASILNSEQTGLQILTIFKSKGLEFQTVFLLDRIKKKNADRSSLLFEYDDVFLKNIYYKIKNLEYYNDTYKKALEKEKALSFDDELNILYVALTRAKQNLIIFKKQKSSVFDILSIKPLTIGDVLLSTKKSKNYEKVKKVEYTPLVLGTQDNIIKKEDEEADYSNSLYNRYFGLATHYCLEMLGDFTKQSLKKAISLALFKYSNYLSKEDFTKIENRISLMIENEKFQSLIKDANFTSEQSIIYNGEIKIIDLLLQKDKKYYILDYKTTKEELLEHKTQVNTYVEAIKDIVKSDEVEGYLLYLKPNEFVIRNIKE from the coding sequence ATGAAACAATATTTAGCATTAAAAGCAAGTGCAGGAAGTGGAAAAACTTTTGCCTTGACAGTAAGATATATAACACTTTTATTAAATGGTGCAAATCCAAGTGAAATTTTGACTTTAACCTTTACAAATAAAGCTGCAAATGAGATGAGCGAGAGAATCTATAAAACCTTGCAAACATTAGGTGATGATGAAGCTTATTTAAATGCTATTGCAGTTCAATCAAATCTTTCAAAAGAAGAAATCTTAGGGAAGAAGCATCTTTTAGTTAAAAAGTTTGTAAATGCAACTCTATCTATTTTTACAATTGATAAATTTGTAAATAAAATATTAAGAGAGTTTTGTGGATATATAGGAATTAGTGATGACTTTGATATTAAACAAGATGATATTGAAACATTAAGTTATAAATTTTTACAATCTTTAGAACTTAATAGTTTTGATAAATTAATAGAGTTTTCTTGGTATGAGAATAAAAAGTTTAACTCTTTATTTGATCTTTTTAAGCTTCTTTTGGAAAAAAACGAAGATATTGATGTAGTCTGTATTGATGCAAAGTTGATTCCTTTACAAAAAAAACAAGCCATGGTTCATGCCATGAAAATAAAAGAGTTTGTTTTAAATTGTGATATAGCTTCAAATGCTGCTAAAAAGGCAGTAGATTATGAAACTTTTGATGAACTTCTTACAAAAAATTGGTTTTTAAAAGAGAGTGCAAAGGATTATAACTATTTTAAGAAATTTACAACAGATGTTTTAGAGGCACATTTTAGTGCATTAAAAAAAGAGTTAGTAAACTATTATAAGCTTCGTTCTGCATATTCTCTTAGTAAACTTTTTGAACTTTTTCATGAGTTTAAAGAGTTTAAATTCTCATTTAATAAAGCGAAAAACTATTTAGAATTTAATGATATTTCAAATATAGTTTATGAACTTTTATCAACAAAAATAGATAAAGAGTTTTTATATTTTAGATTAGACTCAAAGTTTTCACATATATTAATTGATGAGTTTCAAGATACTTCTTTGTTACAGTATAAGATTTTAAAACCATTAATTGATGAGATATTATCAGGTAGTAATGAAAAGCTTAAATCCTTTTTTTATGTGGGAGATACAAAACAATCAATTTATAGATTCAGAGGTGGAAAAAGAGAATTATTTGATTATGTTGCAAAAACAAATCCTTTAATTGAAGTAGAAGTTTTAAATAAAAACTTTAGATCATGTGAAAATATTGTAAATTATGTAAATTCACTTTTTAAACCTTTAGCAAACTATGAATATTATGATCAATTATCAATAAATAAAGATGGATATGTAGAAGTTTTTGAAGATGAGGCTTTAGATGAAGATGAAGAGAAATTTAAAAATCTTGCTTCAAAAATTGCTTCTTTAATGCAAAAAGGTGTAAATAGTAATGATATAGCAATTTTAACTTATACTAACTCTGATGTATTAGCATTGTATTCATATTTAAGTGAAAAATTTCCAAGTCTAAAAATCTCAACAGAAATGACTTCAAAATTGATAAATCAAGAGAATGTAAAAGCTGTTATTAATATGATTAAATATTTCTATTTTAAAGAAGATATTTATAAAGAGAATGTAAATGCACTAATTGGAAAAGCCCCACTTAATGATTTGAATATAAAAGTTGATTTATATAAAAACAATTTACAAGAAGTTATTAAAACTATTGCAACAACTTTAAAAATAATGGATGACAATGTTATTAAACTATTGGAAGAAGTAGGGGCATATGAAACAGTAGTTGATTTTGTATATGAAATTGACAAGTTAGAAGCTTCTATTTTAAATAGCGAACAAACAGGGCTTCAAATACTTACTATTTTTAAATCAAAAGGTTTAGAGTTTCAAACAGTATTTTTACTTGATAGAATTAAGAAAAAAAATGCAGATAGAAGTTCTCTTCTTTTTGAGTATGATGATGTATTTTTAAAAAATATATATTATAAAATTAAGAATTTAGAGTATTATAATGATACTTATAAAAAAGCATTAGAAAAAGAGAAAGCTTTATCTTTTGATGATGAATTAAATATTTTATATGTTGCACTAACAAGAGCAAAACAAAATCTTATAATATTTAAAAAACAAAAGAGTTCAGTTTTTGATATTTTAAGTATTAAGCCTTTAACAATAGGAGATGTTCTTTTAAGTACTAAAAAATCAAAAAATTATGAAAAAGTCAAAAAAGTAGAATATACTCCTTTAGTTTTAGGAACTCAAGATAATATAATAAAAAAAGAGGATGAAGAAGCTGATTATTCTAACTCTTTATATAATAGGTATTTTGGTTTGGCAACTCATTATTGTTTGGAGATGTTAGGTGATTTTACAAAACAGAGTTTAAAAAAAGCAATATCTCTAGCACTGTTTAAATACTCAAATTATTTAAGTAAAGAAGACTTTACAAAAATTGAAAATAGAATTTCTCTTATGATTGAAAATGAGAAATTTCAAAGTCTTATAAAAGATGCAAATTTTACAAGTGAACAATCAATAATTTATAATGGTGAAATTAAAATAATAGATTTACTTTTGCAAAAAGATAAAAAATATTATATTTTAGATTATAAAACTACAAAAGAAGAGCTTTTGGAGCACAAAACTCAAGTTAATACATATGTTGAAGCTATAAAAGATATTGTAAAAAGTGATGAGGTTGAGGGTTATTTGTTGTATTTAAAGCCAAATGAGTTTGTCATAAGAAATATCAAAGAGTAA